GGTATTGGTCTTGTGCTGGAAGGCGGGGGAGCCAGGGGTTCATATCAAATAGGTGCATGCAAGGCATTGAAAGAAATGGGTATTGAGTTTAGCGGAGTGGCAGGTACTTCTGTAGGTGCTCTTAATGGTGCTATGATAGTACAGGATAACCTTGAAGAGGCTTATGATTTTTGGAGTATCATAAGTCCTGACAAAATAATTAATTTTACAGATGAGGAAGTACAGGAACTAGGACACGGAGGAATTCGCTTTGCCGGTTTCAGTTACAAAATCAACAGATTTAAAAAAATAATAGCAGAAAGAGGAATAGATATAAGACCTCTGATAGATTTGCTTAAAAGTGTTATTAATGAAGAAAAAATAAGAAAATCAAGATTGGATTTTGGTATTGTGGCTTTCGATATTACCAGTGTAAAGCCTGTAGAAGTGTATAAAGAAGATATTCCTGAAGGTAAATTGGTGGATTACTTGATCGCGAGTTCTACTTTTCCCGGATTTAAACCCAAGGAAATTGACGGCAGACTATATGCTGACGGGGGAATATATAATGTGCTTCCTATTAATTTAATGTCAAATAAGGGATACAAGAATATTATTGCTGTCAGGACATTTGGAATAGGCCGAAGAAAAAAATTTGATGAAAAAGAATTAAATATTACATACATCGCTCCTGCGGAGAATTTAGGACCTATTCTGGATTTTAGCAACGAAAGGGCGAAAATCAATCTTCAGCTTGGCTATTACGACGCTATTAGAGTTTTTAAAGGACTGAAAGGTAAAAGATATTATATAAAACCCTACAATGATGAAGACTTTTTCCTGGAATATCTGATGGGCTTAAGCAAAGAGAAAATTGCAAAGCTGTGCAAGCTTTTTGGTATTGAGAAATCTTCCAGCAAAAGAGTGCTGTTTGAGTACATAATACCCAAAATTGCCAGCCTTTTGGGAGCATCTGAAAACGCTTCCTATGAAGACATATCCATTGCATTAATAGAAAAAATTGCAGATATTTCAGGTGTTGAGAGATTTAAAATATATGATCTGGCAGATTTGATCTCTGAAATCACAAGAAGGTATGTGCCGGTTAAAACTGACTTTTTAAACGAGATACCTGGATTTTTAATGAGTATTGATATTGTGACAAAAATAAATAGAGACAAGATTCTGGGAAGTATAGCAAACGAATTATTTATGGATTTAGCAGGTGCAGGCTGAGTTTTAACATGACTTTAGCGGCAAATAAGCAACAATAACGGCAAAAAATAATGGCAAATAGTAACGGCAAATAGTAATGGCAAATGATAAGAGAAACCTCTGTAGCTATTAATAATAGCGAATTACAGAGGTTTCTTTTATTAAAGATGCATTTTAGATACTCATTATAGATACCCTTTAACATTTTCACATGCCCAACCAACCGTAAAGGAGAGACGGGCAGGATTGAAAGGAGTAGGCTTTAGCTATCGGCGGATGATGGCAGAGAGGAACGCAGCGATCACTTTTGCACCTTCTGCTCTGGTAGCGCTGTCAAGGGGTACAAATATATTGCCGGGCCTGCCTGATATAATACCGGCCTCTTTCATCATTTTAACCGCCTCTAAGGCGTAGGGGCTGATATCCGCCTGGTCTAAAAAAGTCGCCTGACTCTCCGTCCTTACTCAGGGATATGTTCTTGGCCTGAGCAAAACGGGCAAGAATCGTTGCCATCTGCTCTCAGGTGATGTTTACGTTTGGCTCGAATGTTTTTTCTTCGTTCACTCCAAGGACGTAGCCTCCGGCAGCCGCCCATGCTATATAGGTAGCATACCAGGCATCCGGGTCGACGTCCTCAAAAGTTGTTATGCTGTCTTCCGGAATGGGTTCGCCCGACATCATGGCCAGCATTTTTACAAACTCGGCTCTGGTTACATGCCTGTCTGGTTCAAACCTTCTATCACTTATACCGTTCACAATGCCTCTGGCGGCAAGATAGCTAATGAAACTCTCAGCCCAGCCTGCTGCATCTGTAAATGACTTTTTGTTATAACCGACACCGAATTTTGATAGATGATTGGTCCGGAAGATGACATAGCCGTCCCGGTATTCACCATTAATGACCATCCTGAGGTCGTCGCCGGCGTCGATGTAATATACCACCACAGCGTTCGGATCTTTGTCCTTCTTCAGAACGTAGGGTACCCTTATGAAGAGCTCCTCACCGCCGAAATTGGTGATCCGCTTGCCGCCCGTGGTGATAGTTATTTCAAAGACCGGCCTGCCGTCCAGGTCTCCGGCCTTGTTCAGGCTGAATATGGTATCGCCTTCAGTGTCTGCCGTGATGTTCTTTAAAACTTCCGGTGGGAGAGTTATTTCTCCGCCTTCCAGAGAAAGGCGCAACTGAGATCCGCTATCGGCAAGTTCCTCCAGCGCTGCTTTTTCAAATCCGATGCTGCCACCCTGTGCGGTCAGTTCAAGAGATTCTCCGGGGTCTCCTGAATCTTTAAGTACTTCCTTAAGCTCATCTAAGGTCACTACCTTAACGTCTGAGTCAAGGGAGCCGTCCTCTTTGTTTTGATCCGTGGACTTCTCTCCTCCCCCGGGAGCAGGCCGCGTTTCGGGGACCGTGTCGTCCTCATAGGAACCCAACAAATATACGGTGATGATTTTTGACAGCACAACTTTGGAACTTTCATCTCCCTTGGTGAGGTTTATCGGTGTTCCGTCAGCTTCTAACTCCGTAAGGGTGCCGTCTGGCCGGTATATGCGGTTGCCTGCGGTCATTAGATATATGTTTTCATGTTTCACAGCCTCAATAATGATTTGTGTCTTACCAGGCCTCTTTGCCTTGATTATGCCGCTGGAAGAATCCACTTCGGCAATTTCCGGATTCCGGTTACGGTAGTGCAGAGCATAGGATCTTCCCGCTTCATGTGGGACGGTGCTAATATCCGGTTGCCACTCTGTTCCCTGATACATGGAGACAGTTTCCGCCTCCACCCAGATATCCGTAAGCTCAATATCGGACGCTTCGTCCTTGTGCAGTACTACCTGCCTGGTATATACCGTTGTTTCCTTTGTCACGCCCTCGCCGACATCAACCGGCATCTTCAGGTTTATTGATAACTCAATGTCTCCGTCATCATCGAAAAGCTCTTCTGAAACTGTGATGAGCTCGTCAATTTCAAATTTGTTCCCGGCATCCATTGAAGTGAATTCAATTGTCTTAAGAATTACGGGTTCGGGCGGATTCTCGTCACTAATCAACGCCCTCATAATGGCATCCTCATCTGATTTTCAATGGTGAGCTTTACATTTTCTGCCGTTGTGTTGCCGAGATTAAGTACAGTGGCGGTTAAGCGTATGGTGTCGTTGGAGAAGAAGTATCCCCTCTGGTTTTCGATAACGAGATTATGGTTTAATGGAATTTTATAATATTTCACCGTGGCAGTGTTCTCCATATCTTCTTCCAACGCCTTGATTCTGATCAGTTTATCAGCAAAATTCTCCGGCACCACGAATTCAGTGGTTGCAGTTATTTCAGCTCCAGATGAGATGTGTGAGTCAATTACGATATAGTCGCAGAGAGGTACGGCAGTTTCATCTTCATCGGGATAATCGTCTTCTTCATCAAGATTATAGTCCTCATCATCATCAGGATAATTACCTTCCTCATCGCTAGTATCGTCAACCAGGTCAAGTTGGAAGGTGACCTGCTTCGACGGTTTAAATCCGGCATTTACCGCCTTGATGGTAAGAACCGCATTCTCTCCCGGCATCGGGTATTCCGGATAGATCTGGATATCCGCATCCTCGATTGAAAGAGTAGACATGGGTTCAAAGCGGCGGACTATGAGGTCGGAGACATCCGATTCCTTTGTGCCGTCACCGTCTTCCACGGTTTTATATCTGCGGTTTACGATTGTCACATTGCCAGCTGAGTCCACAGCCACGGTCTGTTCATTGTTGTTCTCAAAGGGATTTCTTGTAAGCTGCCATTTGCTTCCCCATCCGCCCTGATAGACTGGAACAGGGCTTATGTTATCATCCCCGAAATTGGTCACGTCTACCTGACAATAATTTGGGTCGTACATGGTGGCAAATAACTGGCGGTTGTTAACGAAATTTTTTCAGAGGTTGTGTCACATATGTTTGACTTCTCTAGAGTTTCAGCCTGATAATAAAATGATGGGGCTTGACTTTTTGATGCTTCTCCAAAGGGCCATAGGAATAACCCCTGATGACCTGTTTGTTTATACGGAAAAAACTATTCCATTTGGACCTGAAGAACCTATTACAAGAGGCCAGGCCATGTCCATACTGGCAGATGTCATGACATTAGCCGGCTTTGGAGCTGACCTTACCGCAGAAGAAGAAAGTGCATTAATAAAAGATTTTTCCGATTTAGAAGGAATTGATGAAAAGCTTAAATCTGATGCGGCGTTGCTGATAAAACTTGGGGTTTTTCAAGGAAAAGACAATAAGCTTATGGCGCCTGATGATATTATGACTAGTGCGGAAGCAGCTGCAACGCTTTTGAGATTGTTAAAGAGCATTCAGTAGATTATAACAAGGCGGGAGATATGCTTATTGCCTCATTGGAAGCGCAGGGAGGGTTTTTCAGATTCCGTCAAAACGGAAGCTGAAGAACACTCTCTGCGCTTCTGGCTGTTTTAGTGCAGTCTGCAGTCCCTGCGCTTCCATGATATATCAAAAAACAGTCTGAACCAATATCATATAGATAATAGTTCCTGCACCGATACTTAATAGAGTATTCTTTTTCCACATGTGCAAAACTATAATAACGAGAATAGATATAAGTTCCGGAAGGCCGTGATTTCCGGATATAAAAGAAACATCTTTTAAAGAATACACCACGAGAAGCCCTATTACGGCATAAGGAAGAACCTGTCCCAGATACTGAATGTATTTGGGAGGTATTTTCTTTGCCGGGAAAAGGATGAATGGCAAAAACCTTGTAATCATCGTTCCTAATACTACAACCACGATGGTTATGATACTTTGCTGAGTTGTCATAATCATTGCCTACTCTCCTCCCTCTTTTTAAGAATAATGAAACTAATAAGAATTAATACCATAGAGGGAATGATAAAGTTATCAGCCCCGAATAACAGCAGGCATATAGCCGAGGATAGAGCTCCTACCAACGCAGGAATATGGTTTTTGGTTTCCATCCACTGATTTAGAAATATAACCACAAATAATGCAATTAATACGAAATCCAAGCCTTTGGTATTTATCCTAATAATATTCCCAAGCAGGGCACCTAATGTGGTGCCAATTACCCAATAGGCATGGTTTAATAAAGTGACAAAAAACATAAACCAGCCTTTATCAACACCATCGGGGATTTTTGCCGAACAGTTTATGGAGAAAGATTCATCACACATTCCAAATATTAAATACGGCTTTTTCTTTCCAGTATTCTTGAATTTTTCCAGCATGGAAATACCATAAAATATATGACGGGCATTTACCGTCAAAGTCAATAAAAAAGCATAGACCGGATTAAAAGTGGATAATAACAGATTCATCGCAACAAACTGCATGGAGCCGGCGAAAACGAATATGCTTATACAAACAGGATATATAATTGGAAAGCCTTTGCTGCTCATGAGAAAGCCGTAGGACATTCCCAGGAAAATAAAAGCTGTAAGTATTGGTAATGTATGTGGAAATGCTGCTTTAAGTGCTTGTTGCTTTATACTCAATTTTATGCCTCCATCCGCGCCACCACACGTCCCACCTGTTTCATGCACGTCTCCGCGTCATGTCTCCTGGAAGCGATGGGACGGTTCTCGTGCTTCCACCTACGGGACAAGGAACCTGCCCTCTTGTCCCTCCATAATTAAATCTATTTTAAGTTGGCAAACTTTGTTTGTCAACATCATGCAGCAATACATACAGAGATAAAAATATATACCTCATAGGTTTATGTTGTTATTATTTTCACACTGTACACTTATAAAAACGCACAGTAAAACATGCGCCGCCATTATTACAGTTTTCCACCTTAATAGTTCCATTTTGAGCTGTAACAATCATCCTTGAAAGTGCCAGGCCAATGCCAATGTTGCTATCCTTTGAGCTTTTACCTTTATAAAACCTTTCAAAAAGATGGGGCAGATCTTCAGGCGCAATGCCAGTCCCGGTATCGGTTATGGTCAGTTCAGTAAAAATCGGCGTTTCTTTTACTTTCACTGTAATTGTGCCTCCGGGTGGTGTATGTTCCATACAGTTCTTAAGAATATTTTCAACTGCTTCTGCTGTCCATGAAAAATCACCAATAAAATGCTCATCGCCTTTTGCCTTGACTATCAGCTTTTGGTTACGCAAATCCATTGGTATGGCAAGAGGTTCTGCGGATTTTCGGATAAGGTCGGAAACATTCACCGGATTTTTAGCAAACCTGACTGTCCCTGTATCAAGCTTTGATATTTTCAACAAAGTAGAGATCAGCCAGTCTATACGGGAAAGTAGACGCAGCAGGTCTTTAGCCAGTGTAATACGGCGCTCATCTGATAAATCCTCATCAGTAAGAAAATTAGCAATCAAATTAATAGATGTGAGGGGCGTACGGATCTGGTGCGAGATATCCGCAATGGAGTCAGCAAGATAGGTTTTATCCTTTTTCAGTGCATCTGCCTGTTCCCGTAGCCGCACAGTCATTTTATAAATTTCACTGTGCAGGATAGAAAGCTCTCCCTCTGCAAAACGATTAAGGTCAAATTTGCTGCTATCATGTAGTATTTTATCAATTTCATGGCTCAACTCTGCAATATGCCTGTATCTTTTAAATGTAGAAATAAAATGAGCAAAGTCAAATATTATGCAGTAAAAGACAGCTATCATCCCGTATTTTATATCTATGACTGAAGAAATAGAGATCAAACTTATATTCAGCAGGAACCAGAGCCATGCACTCTTTCGTATTTCAGGGTTTCGGAAAAAATCCATAGCTAGTCACCAACCTTGTAGCCAAGGCCGCGGACTGTCCGGATTATAGAAGGATTCTGCGGGTCATCTTCAATTTTATCGCGAAGTCTTTTAATATAAACGGTAAGAGTATTATCGTTCACGAATTCTCCTGCGATATTCCAGATTTCTTCAAGGAGCTTATTTCTTGAGAGTACGGCGCCTTTATTATAAAAGAATACTAAAAGCAAGCGGTATTCAAGGGCAGAGAGAAATAAATCCCTGCCGTTTTTCATTGCGATTCCCTTTTCAGTATCTATGGTAATTCCTTTATATTCAATGGTTGAACCAAACTTATTACTGCGGCGCAACACATTTTTAATACGGGAGATCAGTTCTCTTGGTCTGAATGGTTTCCCTATATAATCATCAGCACCTAAATCAAAACCGGCAACCACACTATATTCATCATCAGAGGCTGTGAGAAATATAACAGGTATATTGAAGTTTGATTTTACCGCAGAACACACAGAAAAGCCATTTCCGTCCTTCAAGGATATATCCAGCAGCAAGAGGTCATAGGAAGAATTACTCAATTTGTCCATTGCAGCCTTCTGACCTGTAGCCACATCCACATCAAAACCTTCGTTTTTTAGAAAAACAGACAGGTTATTAATAATGTTATCATCATCTTCAACAAGCAATATCCTGGTCATTCCATTTGCCCCCACGAGAATTAAGATGCTGTAATTATACCACAAAAAAGTAAAAGATTCATATTATTCATATTATCTAGCTATCTAAGGTGATAAGTGACGTTTTTGTAATATTGGTGTCACCTGAATATCACATTTACAAAATATAATATAAGTATAAATTATTAAGGAGCCTTGAAGTACCTTGCTAAACAAACTTACATTGCTTTTGTTATGGAAAGCAAAGTTTGCTACTAATAGTAAAGAACCATAAATTAGAGGAGTTTAAAAATGGAAATTCTAAGAGTTGAAAATTTAACAAAAATCTATGGTAAAGGTGAAAATGAGGTCAGAGCTTTGGATGGTGTGTCATTTACAGTGGAAAAAGGTGAATTCATTGCAATTATAGGACCGTCAGGGTCAGGCAAATCCACCCTTTTACATATTCTGGGCGGTGTGGACAGGCCTACTACCGGTAAGGTTTATTTGGACGGACAAGATGTGTATGCACAAAATGATGAGCAGCTGGCTATTTTCCGCCGGAGGCAGGTTGGACTTATTTATCAGTTTTATAATCTTATTCCTGTTCTTAACGTTAAAGAGAACATTACTTTGCCTGTTTTGATGGATGGCAGAAAGATAAATGAGGAAAGGTTTAATGAATTAATTTCTACTTTAAAATTAAATGATAGAGTAAATTATCTGCCCAATCAGTTATCCGGGGGGCAGCAGCAGCGTGTGTCTATTGGAAGGGCATTAATGAATGCGCCGGCAGTAGTGCTTGCCGATGAGCCTACCGGAAATCTTGACTCAAAAAACAGCCAGGAAATTATTGAACTTTTGAAGCTTTCAAATAAGAAGTATAATCAAACCTTGCTCATTATTACCCACGATGAAAACATTGCTTTGCAGGCAGAGCGCATAATTGCTATTGAAGATGGCAAAATCACCCGTGACGAGGTGATAAATAGATGAACATTTTAAATAAAGTAACAATAAAATTTCTTGTCAAAAACAAAACCCGTACCATAGTAACAATTATAGGCATAATTCTGTCTGCTGCCATGTTTACGGCAGTAACCACTTTTATATCAAGCTTGCAGGACTATATGCTGGATAATGCCATTTATAATAACGGTGACTGGCATGGTGCATTTTATGACATAGACAGCAATACAGCCAAAAGATTCAGAGAGAATAAAAGAATTGAAAGTGCCGCTTATGCCCATAATTTAGGATATGCGGATATTGGCAGTTCTAATGAGTATAAACCCTACTTGTTTATTATGGGAGCTGATGATTTGTTCATGGACAGGATGCCCATCCATCTTATTGATGGAAAACTTCCTGATACACCTGAAGAAATAATCCTGCCTGAGCATCTTGCATATAACGGCGGCGTATCCTATAAAATAGGGGATATTGTAAAACTTGATATTGGAGACAGGTATTATGAAGGATATAAGTTAATGCAGAACAATCCATATGTACATCCTGATGATATTAAAAGTGATGATGTAAATAATACAGAAAATGATATGGGAAATGAAGCAGATAATAAGGCAGATAATAGCATAAACTCAAATATAAACTCACAAACAAAAGGTGAAGTATTAACTATAAAAGAAACAAGGACATATACAGTTGTAGGTTTTTATGAACGTCCGTCTTTTGAGGATTTTTCAGCTCCAGGATATACGGCAGTTACAAAAATGGATCCTGCTTATGATTTTGAATCATTTGCAGTATATTTCAAAATGAAAAACCCAAAAGAAACTTTTGATTATGTAAATCAAAGCGGTTTTGAAGGAACCACAAATACAGATGTTCTTATGTACAGCGGTGCTGCACGGTATGACACTTTTTATTCTGTTCTTTACAGCCTTGGAGCTATACTTATCGGGCTTATAATGTTTGGCTCTGTTTCGTTGATTTATAATGCTTTTGCAATTTCGGTCAGCGAGCGCACCAGGCAGTTCGGGCTTTTGGCATCAATTGGTGCAACAAAGAGGCAAAGCAGAAAAATGGTGTTGTTCGAGGCTCTGGTTTTAAGCAGTATAGGCATTCCTCTTGGAATACTGAGTGGAGTTCTTGGTATCGGTGTAACTCTAAGCTTTATAGGAGACAAGTTCTATGCTTTTTATGGCACTGAAGGCCTGACACTGGATCTGGATGTTTCCTTTGCATCAATTGTAATAGCCGCTACTGTGGCATTAGTTACCGTACTGATATCTGCCTGGATTCCATCAAAAAGAGCCGCGAAAGTAGCACCAATAGATGCGATACGCCTTTCAAACGACATTAATGTCAAAGCCCGAAGTGTCAAAACATCAAAATTAACCTATAAGTTATTTGGATTGGAAGGTATGATTGCCAGAAAACACTTTAAGCGGAACAGAAAAAAATACCGTGCAACAGTTTTTTCACTCTTCATGAGTATTGTTCTGTTTATTTCTGCAAGCAGCTTTTGCACCTATTTGTCTGACGCTGTGTCATCAACATTCCAGGATACTGATTATGATATTGTTTATTACTTTACCAGTGCAAATGAAGAGGATATAAGTCCTGGCAATTTGGAGGCAATTTACAGGGGGCTATCTGACCTGGACGAAGTCACTTCATTAAGCTATGCTTTATCAGTAGGTTTTGAATGTAATGTCCCTATTGAAAAGTTTTCAGATAATTATCTTGAATACTATGGCTTGTATGAAGAAATGACTGAAGAAGCAATTACTGTTATGGTATAT
Above is a genomic segment from Clostridiaceae bacterium containing:
- a CDS encoding patatin-like phospholipase family protein: MDGIGLVLEGGGARGSYQIGACKALKEMGIEFSGVAGTSVGALNGAMIVQDNLEEAYDFWSIISPDKIINFTDEEVQELGHGGIRFAGFSYKINRFKKIIAERGIDIRPLIDLLKSVINEEKIRKSRLDFGIVAFDITSVKPVEVYKEDIPEGKLVDYLIASSTFPGFKPKEIDGRLYADGGIYNVLPINLMSNKGYKNIIAVRTFGIGRRKKFDEKELNITYIAPAENLGPILDFSNERAKINLQLGYYDAIRVFKGLKGKRYYIKPYNDEDFFLEYLMGLSKEKIAKLCKLFGIEKSSSKRVLFEYIIPKIASLLGASENASYEDISIALIEKIADISGVERFKIYDLADLISEITRRYVPVKTDFLNEIPGFLMSIDIVTKINRDKILGSIANELFMDLAGAG
- a CDS encoding S-layer homology domain-containing protein, which encodes MSPYALEAVKMMKEAGIISGRPGNIFVPLDSATRAEGAKVIAAFLSAIIRR
- a CDS encoding S-layer homology domain-containing protein, translated to MRALISDENPPEPVILKTIEFTSMDAGNKFEIDELITVSEELFDDDGDIELSINLKMPVDVGEGVTKETTVYTRQVVLHKDEASDIELTDIWVEAETVSMYQGTEWQPDISTVPHEAGRSYALHYRNRNPEIAEVDSSSGIIKAKRPGKTQIIIEAVKHENIYLMTAGNRIYRPDGTLTELEADGTPINLTKGDESSKVVLSKIITVYLLGSYEDDTVPETRPAPGGGEKSTDQNKEDGSLDSDVKVVTLDELKEVLKDSGDPGESLELTAQGGSIGFEKAALEELADSGSQLRLSLEGGEITLPPEVLKNITADTEGDTIFSLNKAGDLDGRPVFEITITTGGKRITNFGGEELFIRVPYVLKKDKDPNAVVVYYIDAGDDLRMVINGEYRDGYVIFRTNHLSKFGVGYNKKSFTDAAGWAESFISYLAARGIVNGISDRRFEPDRHVTRAEFVKMLAMMSGEPIPEDSITTFEDVDPDAWYATYIAWAAAGGYVLGVNEEKTFEPNVNIT
- a CDS encoding S-layer homology domain-containing protein, translating into MTSLEFQPDNKMMGLDFLMLLQRAIGITPDDLFVYTEKTIPFGPEEPITRGQAMSILADVMTLAGFGADLTAEEESALIKDFSDLEGIDEKLKSDAALLIKLGVFQGKDNKLMAPDDIMTSAEAAATLLRLLKSIQ
- a CDS encoding branched-chain amino acid transporter AzlD, producing the protein MIMTTQQSIITIVVVVLGTMITRFLPFILFPAKKIPPKYIQYLGQVLPYAVIGLLVVYSLKDVSFISGNHGLPELISILVIIVLHMWKKNTLLSIGAGTIIYMILVQTVF
- a CDS encoding branched-chain amino acid transporter AzlC, translating into MSIKQQALKAAFPHTLPILTAFIFLGMSYGFLMSSKGFPIIYPVCISIFVFAGSMQFVAMNLLLSTFNPVYAFLLTLTVNARHIFYGISMLEKFKNTGKKKPYLIFGMCDESFSINCSAKIPDGVDKGWFMFFVTLLNHAYWVIGTTLGALLGNIIRINTKGLDFVLIALFVVIFLNQWMETKNHIPALVGALSSAICLLLFGADNFIIPSMVLILISFIILKKREESRQ
- a CDS encoding HAMP domain-containing histidine kinase; its protein translation is MDFFRNPEIRKSAWLWFLLNISLISISSVIDIKYGMIAVFYCIIFDFAHFISTFKRYRHIAELSHEIDKILHDSSKFDLNRFAEGELSILHSEIYKMTVRLREQADALKKDKTYLADSIADISHQIRTPLTSINLIANFLTDEDLSDERRITLAKDLLRLLSRIDWLISTLLKISKLDTGTVRFAKNPVNVSDLIRKSAEPLAIPMDLRNQKLIVKAKGDEHFIGDFSWTAEAVENILKNCMEHTPPGGTITVKVKETPIFTELTITDTGTGIAPEDLPHLFERFYKGKSSKDSNIGIGLALSRMIVTAQNGTIKVENCNNGGACFTVRFYKCTV
- a CDS encoding response regulator transcription factor, producing the protein MTRILLVEDDDNIINNLSVFLKNEGFDVDVATGQKAAMDKLSNSSYDLLLLDISLKDGNGFSVCSAVKSNFNIPVIFLTASDDEYSVVAGFDLGADDYIGKPFRPRELISRIKNVLRRSNKFGSTIEYKGITIDTEKGIAMKNGRDLFLSALEYRLLLVFFYNKGAVLSRNKLLEEIWNIAGEFVNDNTLTVYIKRLRDKIEDDPQNPSIIRTVRGLGYKVGD
- a CDS encoding ABC transporter ATP-binding protein gives rise to the protein MEILRVENLTKIYGKGENEVRALDGVSFTVEKGEFIAIIGPSGSGKSTLLHILGGVDRPTTGKVYLDGQDVYAQNDEQLAIFRRRQVGLIYQFYNLIPVLNVKENITLPVLMDGRKINEERFNELISTLKLNDRVNYLPNQLSGGQQQRVSIGRALMNAPAVVLADEPTGNLDSKNSQEIIELLKLSNKKYNQTLLIITHDENIALQAERIIAIEDGKITRDEVINR
- a CDS encoding ABC transporter permease, which produces MNILNKVTIKFLVKNKTRTIVTIIGIILSAAMFTAVTTFISSLQDYMLDNAIYNNGDWHGAFYDIDSNTAKRFRENKRIESAAYAHNLGYADIGSSNEYKPYLFIMGADDLFMDRMPIHLIDGKLPDTPEEIILPEHLAYNGGVSYKIGDIVKLDIGDRYYEGYKLMQNNPYVHPDDIKSDDVNNTENDMGNEADNKADNSINSNINSQTKGEVLTIKETRTYTVVGFYERPSFEDFSAPGYTAVTKMDPAYDFESFAVYFKMKNPKETFDYVNQSGFEGTTNTDVLMYSGAARYDTFYSVLYSLGAILIGLIMFGSVSLIYNAFAISVSERTRQFGLLASIGATKRQSRKMVLFEALVLSSIGIPLGILSGVLGIGVTLSFIGDKFYAFYGTEGLTLDLDVSFASIVIAATVALVTVLISAWIPSKRAAKVAPIDAIRLSNDINVKARSVKTSKLTYKLFGLEGMIARKHFKRNRKKYRATVFSLFMSIVLFISASSFCTYLSDAVSSTFQDTDYDIVYYFTSANEEDISPGNLEAIYRGLSDLDEVTSLSYALSVGFECNVPIEKFSDNYLEYYGLYEEMTEEAITVMVYGVGDEVYRQYLKNNNLSEAVYMDVDNPRGIAKAVFSKFDQNLGKYVNFPILKDRSMSINYQEYDYEKLNALTKEERQRVFNSGNDSEYSEYIIKKPLTFDVTEGDLVLGLNESVNYYIKIMYPISIYQKLFHIDYCNFFFKAKNPEKAYIQIDDYLTENNLKRGKYSLLNLYEMNETDRNMVTIIKVFSYGFITLISLIALANVFNTISTNIMLRRREFAMLKSVGMTTGSFNKMMNFECLLYGFKSLLWGIPVAFGVTWLIYQSINEGYETGFYLPWTAVVVAILSVFAVVFATMIYSMRKIKNDNLIDALRNENL